The following are from one region of the Corylus avellana chromosome ca1, CavTom2PMs-1.0 genome:
- the LOC132186421 gene encoding dof zinc finger protein DOF4.6-like yields MDTAQWPQGIGVVKPMEAGNNSRPMRARPQKDQALNCPRCNSTNTKFCYYNNYSLSQPRYFCKTCRRYWTEGGSLRNVPVGGGSRKNKRSSSSSSPSKKLPDPTTFPHSASQNPKIPQGQDLNLAYPPSFPHSASQNPSPSSTSSQLSAMELLKSTAGITSRGLSSFMPMPVSDSSSIYSAGFPMQEFKPTLNFSLEGFEGSGYGSSLHGVQESGTARLLFPIDDLKQVPSTSEFEQNRGQGDSAAYWNGMLGGGSW; encoded by the exons ATGGATACAGCTCAGTGGCCACAG GGAATTGGAGTTGTTAAACCCATGGAAGCTGGTAATAATTCAAGGCCTATGAGGGCAAGGCCACAAAAAGATCAAGCTTTGAATTGCCCAAGGTGCAATTCAACAAACACCAAGTTTTGTTACTATAATAACTATTCTCTCTCTCAGCCAAGATATTTCTGCAAGACTTGTAGAAGGTATTGGACTGAAGGTGGATCTTTGAGAAATGTTCCCGTTGGAGGTGGATCAAGGAAGAACAagagatcatcatcatcatcatcaccatcaaagAAGCTTCCTGATCCAACCACTTTCCCTCACTCTGCATCTCAAAACCCTAAGATCCCTCAAGGCCAAGATCTTAACCTAGCTTACCCACCAAGCTTCCCTCACTCTGCTTCTCAAAACCCTAGCCCCTCCTCCACGTCATCTCAGCTCTCAGCTATGGAGCTGCTCAAGAGTACAGCTGGGATTACTTCAAGAGGGCTGAGTTCTTTCATGCCTATGCCCGTATCAGATTCCAGCTCAATATACTCAGCTGGGTTTCCTATGCAAGAATTCAAGCCAACTCtcaatttttctcttgaggGTTTTGAAGGCAGCGGCTATGGGAGTTCTCTTCATGGAGTGCAAGAGAGTGGTACTGCAAGGCTCTTGTTTCCTATTGACGATTTGAAGCAGGTGCCATCCACAAGCGAATTTGAGCAGAATAGAGGGCAGGGAGATTCTGCAGCCTATTGGAATGGGATGTTAGGAGGAGGATCATGGTAA
- the LOC132183823 gene encoding pentatricopeptide repeat-containing protein At2g13600-like, with amino-acid sequence MPPRVLEPITHSPPPPRPPPLAHNGPNKPNSLSLQGPKTTHHSMHISLRTEQPLDSSTYASILESCKCPSFGKQIHAHAIKSGFHGHEFIETKLLQMYGRCGCLEYANLLFETMPLRNLYSWTAILSLHVDQGLFEEAVFLFQELQLVDVGLEFFVFPVAFKICSGLGMVELGRQLHGLVVKYQFASNIYVANALIDMYGKCKSLDDAKKVLAKMPKKDCVSWNSIVTACAANEMVYEALGFLERMSLDNSMPNLVSWSAVIGGFSQNGYDEEAIELLYRMQAAGFEPNARTLASVLPACARLEKLSLGKELHGYITRHGFMSNPIAVNGLVDMYRRCADMGSAFKIFSKFSMKNAVSYNTMIVGYCENGDISKAKELFDQMELAGIGKDIISWNSMISGYVDSFMFDEALSMFLDLLMEGFEPDSFTLGSALSACADLASLRQGREVHSVAIVRGLQSNIFVGGALVEMYCKCQDLEAAQMAFDEVGERDTATWNALISGYAYCNKNEHIQDLIQKMKGDGFEPNVYTWNGIISGHVENDHYDLAMKLFTEMQTSNLKPDIYTIGIILPACSRLATIERGKQVHAHSIRCCYDSDIHIGAALLDMYAKCGSIKHALLSYNRIKHPNLVSHNAMLTAYAMHGHGEEGIALFRRMLEGGFKPDHVTFLSVLSSCVHAGSLGTSHEFFDMMGYYNVKPTLKHYTCMVDLLSRADRLMEAYELTKKIPTEPDAVLWSALLGGCVVWGNVALGEVAAERLIELEPQNTANHVLLANLYAYAGRWDDVAKTRQMMKGRGMQKSPGCSWIEDKNEVHVFLANDKSHKQAEEIYSTLNNLIIHMKRGPQ; translated from the coding sequence ATGCCTCCTCGAGTTTTAGAACCCATCACTCactcaccaccaccaccacgaCCACCACCACTTGCCCATAATGGACCTAACAAACCCAATAGCCTCTCCCTTCAGGGTCCTAAAACAACCCACCATTCCATGCACATTTCTCTGCGGACGGAGCAACCCTTGGATTCAAGCACATATGCCTCAATTCTTGAATCTTGTAAATGCCCAAGTTTTGGGAAGCAGATACATGCCCACGCAATTAAATCTGGGTTTCATGGTCATGAATTTATAGAAACCAAGTTGCTCCAAATGTACGGGAGATGTGGCTGTTTGGAATATGCGAATTTGTTGTTTGAAACAATGCCGCTTAGAAACTTGTATTCTTGGACTGCCATTCTCAGCTTGCATGTGGATCAAGGGCTCTTTGAGGAAGCTGTTTTTCTCTTTCAAGAATTACAATTAGTAGATGTTGGGTTGGAGTTTTTCGTGTTTCCAGTAGCCTTTAAGATTTGTAGCGGTCTTGGGATGGTAGAACTTGGAAGACAGTTACACGGGCTTGTGGTGAAGTATCAGTTTGCTTCAAATATATATGTGGCTAATGCTCTGATAGATATGTATGGAAAATGTAAAAGCTTAGATGATGCTAAGAAGGTTTTAGCAAAGATGCCCAAAAAGGACTGTGTTTCATGGAATTCTATTGTCACGGCTTGCGCTGCCAATGAGATGGTTTATGAGGCGTTGGGGTTTCTGGAAAGAATGTCTTTGGATAATTCGATGCCCAATCTTGTTTCTTGGAGTGCAGTTATTGGAGGGTTTTCGCAGAATGGTTATGATGAAGAAGCCATTGAGCTGCTTTACAGAATGCAAGCAGCAGGATTTGAACCAAATGCGCGAACCCTAGCAAGCGTTCTTCCTGCTTGTGCTAGACTAGAAAAGCTAAGCCTTGGCAAGGAACTCCATGGGTATATTACAAGACACGGGTTTATGTCTAACCCTATTGCTGTGAATGGACTAGTTGACATGTATAGGAGGTGTGCTGATATGGGGAGTGCTTTCAAGatattttcaaagttttcaaTGAAAAATGCTGTCTCATACAATACAATGATTGTTGGGTACTGCGAGAATGGTGATATCTCCAAGGCCAAGGAGCTGTTTGATCAGATGGAGCTGGCTGGCATTGGGAAGGATATAATTTCATGGAACTCGATGATTTCTGGATATGTGGATAGCTTCATGTTTGATGAAGCTTTGAGCATGTTTCTAGATTTACTGATGGAAGGGTTTGAACCTGATTCGTTTACTCTAGGAAGCGCTCTTAGTGCTTGTGCTGATCTGGCTTCTTTGAGACAAGGGAGGGAAGTACACTCTGTTGCCATTGTTAGAGGTCTGCAATCTAACATCTTTGTCGGTGGAGCTTTGGTAGAAATGTACTGTAAATGCCAAGACTTAGAGGCAGCTCAAATGGCTTTTGATGAAGTAGGTGAAAGGGATACAGCAACTTGGAATGCTTTAATCTCTGGCTATGCATACTGCAATAAGAACGAACATATTCAAGATCTTATTCAGAAGATGAAAGGAGATGGGTTTGAGCCAAATGTGTATACATGGAACGGCATTATTTCTGGGCATGTCGAAAATGACCATTATGATTTAGCCATGAAATTGTTCACTGAAATGCAGACTTCAAATTTGAAGCCTGATATATACACAATTGGAATAATTTTACCAGCATGCTCGAGGTTGGCAACGATTGAGCGAGGTAAGCAGGTGCATGCACATTCAATCagatgttgttatgattcggacATCCACATCGGAGCAGCGCTTTTGGACATGTATGCGAAATGTGGAAGTATAAAGCATGCGTTGCTGTCTTATAACAGGATCAAGCACCCTAATTTGGTTTCTCATAATGCCATGCTTACAGCATATGCCATGCATGGACATGGAGAGGAGGGAATTGCATTGTTTCGTAGAATGTTGGAAGGTGGTTTTAAACCAGACCATGTGACTTTTCTATCAGTTCTCTCATCATGTGTCCACGCCGGATCACTCGGAACAAGTCATGAATTCTTTGATATGATGGGATATTATAATGTGAAACCCACACTGAAACACTATACATGTATGGTTGATCTCTTAAGTCGTGCAGACCGGCTAATGGAAGCTTATGAACTTACTAAGAAAATTCCAACCGAACCTGATGCAGTATTGTGGAGTGCTTTGCTTGGAGGATGTGTTGTCTGGGGCAATGTTGCATTAGGAGAAGTGGCAGCAGAACGGCTCATAGAGTTGGAACCACAAAATACTGCGAACCATGTTCTGTTAGCAAACTTATATGCTTATGCAGGGAGATGGGATGATGTAGCTAAAACAAGACAGATGATGAAGGGTAGAGGAATGCAGAAGAGCCCGGGATGCAGTTGGATTGAAGATAAAAATGAGGTTCATGTTTTTCTTGCAAATGATAAATCACACAAGCAAGCAGAGGAGATATATTCTACTTTGAATAATTTGATTATTCACATGAAAAGAGGGCCACAATAA
- the LOC132183830 gene encoding uncharacterized protein LOC132183830 isoform X2: MYLKKALWAEGVAAAKASPESEAEQAPAATAVQELVNSLNRQRVYREVTLALKTGLRDARAEFSFLRVRGLRSLLKFLRSVAESDSTIQLFCQTQSLSELQVVPALFQHSLKEPEDETVENLDHIFGVEPLKITSPSTDAEVALALRVLEGCCLLHSESTTLAHHHKVLMNILSTRGVLEQGACLDALVSIMLDSSANQMDFEAYNGIEEVAELIRDKQGDENLRLKCGEFLLLLIGHVNGRERPPLAAIHEDVRRLLGEKSASLIWAASQFGSTLDPKERLTALHIQARRVLESLDLY, from the exons atgtactTGAAGAAGGCGCTGTGGGCGGAGGGAGTGGCAGCGGCGAAGGCGTCGCCAGAGTCTGAGGCAGAGCAGGCTCCGGCGGCGACCGCGGTGCAGGAGCTAGTGAACTCGCTGAACCGGCAGAGAGTGTACAGGGAGGTGACGCTGGCGCTGAAAACGGGGCTCCGAGACGCCCGCGCCGAGTTCTCGTTCCTGCGCGTGCGCGGCCTCCGCAGCCTCCTCAAGTTTCTCCGATCGGTTGCCGAGTCCGACTCTACCATCCAGCTCTTCTGCCAGACCCAGTCCCTCTCTGAGCTCCAAG TGGTTCCGGCACTCTTTCAACATTCACTGAAAGAACCAGAGGATGAGACTGTAGAGAATTTGGATCATATATTTGGGGTAGAGCCTTTGAAGATAACAAGCCCCTCAACCGATGCCGAAGTCGCGCTCGCGCTTCGTGTCTTGGAAGGTTGCTGTCTGCTCCATAGTGAAAGCACAACTTTGGCCCATCACCATAAG GTTTTAATGAACATATTATCGACTCGTGGAGTACTCGAGCAAGGCGCATGCTTAGATGCTTTAGTCTCGATAATGTTGGATTCATCAGCCAATCAAATG GATTTTGAAGCATATAATGGTATTGAGGAAGTTGCAGAGCTCATAAGAGACAAACAAGGGGATGAGAATCTCAG GTTGAAATGTGGTGAGTTCCTGTTGCTACTCATAGGGCATGTGAATGGGAGAGAAAGGCCTCCCTTGGCAGCCATACACGAGGACGTAAGGCGACTTCTTGGAGAGAAATCTGCCTCCTTGATATGGGCAGCCAGTCAATTTGGCTCAACACTTGATCCCAAGGAAAGACTGACGGCGTTGCACATCCAGGCTCGTAGGGTGCTTGAGTCACTCGACCTCTACTGA
- the LOC132183830 gene encoding uncharacterized protein LOC132183830 isoform X1, whose amino-acid sequence MYLKKALWAEGVAAAKASPESEAEQAPAATAVQELVNSLNRQRVYREVTLALKTGLRDARAEFSFLRVRGLRSLLKFLRSVAESDSTIQLFCQTQSLSELQVVPALFQHSLKEPEDETVENLDHIFGVEPLKITSPSTDAEVALALRVLEGCCLLHSESTTLAHHHKAIPVLMNILSTRGVLEQGACLDALVSIMLDSSANQMDFEAYNGIEEVAELIRDKQGDENLRLKCGEFLLLLIGHVNGRERPPLAAIHEDVRRLLGEKSASLIWAASQFGSTLDPKERLTALHIQARRVLESLDLY is encoded by the exons atgtactTGAAGAAGGCGCTGTGGGCGGAGGGAGTGGCAGCGGCGAAGGCGTCGCCAGAGTCTGAGGCAGAGCAGGCTCCGGCGGCGACCGCGGTGCAGGAGCTAGTGAACTCGCTGAACCGGCAGAGAGTGTACAGGGAGGTGACGCTGGCGCTGAAAACGGGGCTCCGAGACGCCCGCGCCGAGTTCTCGTTCCTGCGCGTGCGCGGCCTCCGCAGCCTCCTCAAGTTTCTCCGATCGGTTGCCGAGTCCGACTCTACCATCCAGCTCTTCTGCCAGACCCAGTCCCTCTCTGAGCTCCAAG TGGTTCCGGCACTCTTTCAACATTCACTGAAAGAACCAGAGGATGAGACTGTAGAGAATTTGGATCATATATTTGGGGTAGAGCCTTTGAAGATAACAAGCCCCTCAACCGATGCCGAAGTCGCGCTCGCGCTTCGTGTCTTGGAAGGTTGCTGTCTGCTCCATAGTGAAAGCACAACTTTGGCCCATCACCATAAGGCAATTCCG GTTTTAATGAACATATTATCGACTCGTGGAGTACTCGAGCAAGGCGCATGCTTAGATGCTTTAGTCTCGATAATGTTGGATTCATCAGCCAATCAAATG GATTTTGAAGCATATAATGGTATTGAGGAAGTTGCAGAGCTCATAAGAGACAAACAAGGGGATGAGAATCTCAG GTTGAAATGTGGTGAGTTCCTGTTGCTACTCATAGGGCATGTGAATGGGAGAGAAAGGCCTCCCTTGGCAGCCATACACGAGGACGTAAGGCGACTTCTTGGAGAGAAATCTGCCTCCTTGATATGGGCAGCCAGTCAATTTGGCTCAACACTTGATCCCAAGGAAAGACTGACGGCGTTGCACATCCAGGCTCGTAGGGTGCTTGAGTCACTCGACCTCTACTGA
- the LOC132165635 gene encoding protein yippee-like At4g27745 gives MAEFIGPRLYSCGNCGNHISLHDDIISKAFQGRHGRAFLFSHAMNIVAGPREDRHLITGLHTVADIHCSDCNEVLGWKYERAYEASQKYKEGKFILEKSKIVKENW, from the exons ATGGCGGAATTCATAGGGCCTCGATTGTACAGCTGTGGTAATTGTGGGAACCATATTTCGCTTCACGATGATATAATTTCCAAGGCTTTCCAG GGAAGACATGGCCGAGCCTTTTTGTTCTCCCACGCAATGAACATCGTGGCAGGGCCAAGAGAAGACAGACATCTCATTACTGGCCTTCACACTGTTGCTGATATCCATTGTTCTGATTGCAATGAGGTGTTGGGGTGGAAGTATGAACGAGCTTACGAGGCATCCCAGAAGTACAAGGAAGGAAAGTTCATACTTGAGAAATCAAAGATAGTTAAGGAGAACTGGTAG
- the LOC132186847 gene encoding protein yippee-like At4g27740 isoform X2, which translates to MAELGDQPLFSCRNCGNPLALRRDLLSKDFLGKSGPAYMFVHAMNIIVGQKVDRKLLTGLYTVADIYCSNCGETLGWKYVRAYEVRDKFKEGKFIIERAKIAKEY; encoded by the exons ATGGCAGAACTTGGTGATCAACCCTTGTTCAGCTGTAGAAATTGCGGAAATCCTCTTGCCCTGCGCAGAGACCTGCTTTCCAAAGATTTTTTG GGAAAAAGTGGGCCAGCGTATATGTTTGTACATGCAATGAACATCATTGTGGGGCAAAAAGTAGACAGGAAGCTCTTGACTGGTCTGTACACTGTTGCAGACATCTATTGCAGCAATTGTGGTGAGACATTAGGCTGGAAATATGTTCGGGCTTATGAGGTCAGAGACAAGTTCAAGGAAGGGAAGTTCATAATAGAGAGAGCGAAGATTGCCAAGGAATATTAA
- the LOC132186847 gene encoding protein yippee-like At4g27740 isoform X1, protein MEDYTGRPLYSCRNCQNPIALRTDLLSKNFIGKSGPAYMFVHAMNIIVGQKVDRKLLTGLYTVADIYCSNCGETLGWKYVRAYEVRDKFKEGKFIIERAKIAKEY, encoded by the exons ATGGAGGACTATACTGGTCGTCCCTTATACAGCTGCAGGAACTGCCAAAATCCTATCGCCCTTCGCACTGACCTTCTCtccaaaaattttatt GGAAAAAGTGGGCCAGCGTATATGTTTGTACATGCAATGAACATCATTGTGGGGCAAAAAGTAGACAGGAAGCTCTTGACTGGTCTGTACACTGTTGCAGACATCTATTGCAGCAATTGTGGTGAGACATTAGGCTGGAAATATGTTCGGGCTTATGAGGTCAGAGACAAGTTCAAGGAAGGGAAGTTCATAATAGAGAGAGCGAAGATTGCCAAGGAATATTAA
- the LOC132180823 gene encoding nuclear speckle RNA-binding protein A-like isoform X1 has protein sequence MADAYWRYSDSRQPPSQSISQLVGKRSRADYDVPGGHELPSYYARDDDRGTLRGIRDTDSIGASYDRYLRSAQVSSYGGGQSARSIGGGISSRAVDDPRIVGIGSMDPGTTVKDRTMGYGGGRSEVPLPPDASSTLFVEGLPANCTRREVAHIFRPFVGYKEVRLVSKESRHPGGDPLVLCFVDFVSPAHAATAMDALQVVLGQGSVLHYEHAVEKWISMASFGGYEHGSFIFWVFKRLEILHILFLFRAKITMTEKEKRAIK, from the exons ATGGCGGACGCTTATTGGAGGTACAGCGACTCACGGCAGCCTCCGTCGCAGTCGATCTCTCAGCTTGTCGGAAAACGCTCTCGCGCAGACTACG ATGTCCCTGGTGGTCATGAGCTGCCCAGTTATTATGCTCGTGATGATGACAGAGGAACACTTCGTGGAATTAGAGATACTGACTCCATTGGAGCATCTTATGATCGTTACCTACGCAGTGCG CAAGTTTCATCTTATGGTGGGGGACAGTCTGCTAGATCCATTGGTGGGGGAATATCGAGTCGTGCTGTTGATGATCCGCGTATTGTGGGTATTGGGAGCATGGATCCAGGTACAACTGTGAAGGACAGAACTATGGGATATGGAGGTGGAAGGTCTGAGGTTCCCCTTCCTCCTGATGCTTCCAGTACACTGTTTGTGGAGGGATTGCCTGCCAACTGTACACGACGAGAAGTGGCTC ATATCTTTCGCCCTTTTGTTGGCTACAAAGAAGTGAGACTCGTAAGCAAGGAATCGAGACAT CCTGGGGGAGATCCACTGGTACtttgttttgttgattttgtaaGTCCAGCCCATGCTGCCACTGCCATGGATGCCTTGCAAG TTGTTCTTGGCCAGGGCTCCGTTTTACACTACGAGCATGCTGTAGAAAAGTGGATTAGCATGGCATCTTTCGGCGGATATGAGCATGGttcctttattttttgggtCTTCAAACGGCTAGAAATATtgcatattctttttcttttccgaGCAAAGATAACCAtgacagaaaaagaaaaaagagccaTAAAATAG
- the LOC132180823 gene encoding RNA-binding protein 1-like isoform X2, translating to MADAYWRYSDSRQPPSQSISQLVGKRSRADYDVPGGHELPSYYARDDDRGTLRGIRDTDSIGASYDRYLRSAQVSSYGGGQSARSIGGGISSRAVDDPRIVGIGSMDPGTTVKDRTMGYGGGRSEVPLPPDASSTLFVEGLPANCTRREVAHIFRPFVGYKEVRLVSKESRHPGGDPLVLCFVDFVSPAHAATAMDALQGYKFDEHDRDSVNLRLQFARYPGARSGGGHRGKR from the exons ATGGCGGACGCTTATTGGAGGTACAGCGACTCACGGCAGCCTCCGTCGCAGTCGATCTCTCAGCTTGTCGGAAAACGCTCTCGCGCAGACTACG ATGTCCCTGGTGGTCATGAGCTGCCCAGTTATTATGCTCGTGATGATGACAGAGGAACACTTCGTGGAATTAGAGATACTGACTCCATTGGAGCATCTTATGATCGTTACCTACGCAGTGCG CAAGTTTCATCTTATGGTGGGGGACAGTCTGCTAGATCCATTGGTGGGGGAATATCGAGTCGTGCTGTTGATGATCCGCGTATTGTGGGTATTGGGAGCATGGATCCAGGTACAACTGTGAAGGACAGAACTATGGGATATGGAGGTGGAAGGTCTGAGGTTCCCCTTCCTCCTGATGCTTCCAGTACACTGTTTGTGGAGGGATTGCCTGCCAACTGTACACGACGAGAAGTGGCTC ATATCTTTCGCCCTTTTGTTGGCTACAAAGAAGTGAGACTCGTAAGCAAGGAATCGAGACAT CCTGGGGGAGATCCACTGGTACtttgttttgttgattttgtaaGTCCAGCCCATGCTGCCACTGCCATGGATGCCTTGCAAG GTTATAAATTTGATGAGCATGACCGTGACTCGGTCAATCTAAGGTTGCAATTTGCTCGCTATCCTGGTGCGAGGTCAGGTGGCGGGCATCGTGGCAAGCGTTGA